The Eublepharis macularius isolate TG4126 chromosome 8, MPM_Emac_v1.0, whole genome shotgun sequence genome contains a region encoding:
- the LOC129335158 gene encoding interferon omega-1-like gives MNIVMGKQRLCICLVILFFGEVSLQRCTNLRLQLSAINKNNLELLKNKMRTNLPLQCLSDMRDFIATQDTLRKIQTSLEENPKVAIHEIFQQIVQIFNQNLTETAWDENSMAVLQTGLHQQIQHLRTCLSAEMENGIPSPRSQNVQLTRLRVKRYFQSVDNFLREKQHSLCAWEIVQMEVKQCLLLVDRLANRIPN, from the coding sequence ATGAACATTGTAATGGGAAAACAACGGCTGTGTATATGCTTAGTGATACTCTTCTTTGGTGAAGTCTCATTACAGAGATGTACCAACCTTCGCTTACAGCTAAGCGCCATCAACAAGAACAACCTGGAACTTCTGAAGAACAAAATGAGaacaaaccttcctctgcaatgCCTCAGTGACATGAGAGACTTCATCGCCACCCAAGACACTCTCAGGAAGATCCAAACATCCCTAGAAGAGAATCCAAAGGTGGCCATTCATGAAATCTTCCAACAGATAGTCCAGATCTTCAACCAGAACCTGACTGAAACAGCTTGGGATGAGAATTCCATGGCGGTGCTCCAGACTGGACTTCACCAGCAAATTCAGCATCTGCGAACATGTTTGAGTGCAGAGATGGAGAATGGCATCCCGTCTCCGAGAAGTCAGAACGTCCAGCTTACCAGGCTGAGAGTGAAACGATACTTCCAAAGTGTCGATAACTTCCTGAGAGAAAAGCAGCACAGCCTGTGTGCCTGGGAAATTGTCCAGATGGAAgtcaagcaatgtctcctgttgGTGGACCGACTCGCAAACAGGATCCCAAACTAA